Proteins from one Paenibacillus amylolyticus genomic window:
- a CDS encoding pentapeptide repeat-containing protein produces MKVDKPKLQEQLLEPETIGFLQSKVEYKHNLIENITLDHQEASKVSFEHVVFRHVTISESTLEQFEFTDVRFEHCDFSNVNLSSAFMHRIEWHNCKFVGTDFSNSRLQNVSFLHGLGDYSNFRFAHLKQVSFSECSLIGADFAYLALQKMELNQCNIDQASMTGTKMKDLDLSDCQFDSLILTMEDLNGCVISPHQAATFVGLMGVIIK; encoded by the coding sequence ATGAAAGTGGACAAACCTAAGCTTCAAGAGCAGTTGCTCGAACCGGAAACGATTGGTTTTCTTCAATCCAAAGTGGAGTACAAACACAATCTGATCGAGAATATTACGTTGGATCACCAGGAAGCGAGTAAAGTTTCATTTGAACATGTTGTATTTAGACATGTGACGATCTCGGAGTCCACCTTGGAACAGTTTGAATTCACCGATGTCCGGTTCGAGCACTGCGACTTCTCTAATGTGAATCTCTCCAGTGCATTCATGCACCGGATCGAATGGCATAACTGCAAGTTTGTCGGAACTGATTTTTCGAATAGTCGATTGCAAAATGTCAGTTTCCTTCATGGGCTGGGCGACTACAGCAATTTCCGCTTTGCGCATCTGAAACAGGTCTCATTCTCGGAATGTAGCTTGATTGGTGCGGACTTTGCCTATCTGGCACTACAAAAAATGGAATTGAATCAATGTAACATCGACCAAGCTTCCATGACGGGCACCAAAATGAAGGATCTGGATCTTAGTGATTGCCAATTTGACTCCTTGATCCTAACCATGGAAGACCTCAATGGATGTGTGATCTCACCACATCAAGCTGCAACATTTGTAGGCTTAATGGGCGTCATTATCAAATGA
- a CDS encoding ABC transporter ATP-binding protein, translating into MVVLYVLQTLIHRYRIRRANQVGQLIVSELRTSLFQKIMHMPFKSLDKKSTGHIFSRVIGDVNTLEDLLTNGFINSIIDCIQLVGIVTILLVWNFKLGMAIILTVPLMFLVSFLLRRKIRKEFQDLRTKQVQINSHLNEAIQGIKITKAYGQEKNNIQYFNMLNRQHIKIWDKASALNQSFNPIIELACAMGTVILFAYGSYLIQINAITVGTIIGFTSYISNFWEPVNRLGQIYSQLLVCMASSERIFEFMDEKRIGIVRPT; encoded by the coding sequence ATGGTAGTTCTATATGTACTTCAAACCCTGATTCATAGGTATCGTATTCGTCGGGCAAATCAGGTCGGGCAATTGATTGTAAGTGAATTACGAACGTCGTTATTCCAAAAAATCATGCATATGCCCTTTAAATCTCTGGATAAAAAATCAACAGGACATATTTTTAGCAGAGTCATAGGTGATGTAAATACGCTTGAGGACTTGCTTACCAATGGATTCATAAACTCTATAATAGATTGTATACAATTAGTAGGTATTGTTACTATTTTGCTAGTATGGAATTTTAAATTGGGAATGGCTATTATTTTGACTGTTCCATTAATGTTCCTCGTATCCTTTTTGCTTCGAAGAAAAATAAGAAAAGAATTTCAGGATTTACGTACCAAGCAAGTTCAAATTAATTCACATCTAAATGAAGCAATTCAAGGTATTAAAATTACTAAAGCATATGGTCAAGAAAAAAATAATATTCAATATTTTAATATGCTTAACAGGCAGCATATTAAAATTTGGGACAAGGCGTCTGCTCTTAATCAATCTTTTAATCCAATTATAGAGTTAGCATGCGCAATGGGAACGGTCATTTTATTTGCCTATGGTTCTTATCTTATTCAAATCAACGCAATTACAGTAGGTACTATTATCGGATTCACCAGTTATATAAGCAACTTCTGGGAACCAGTTAACCGATTAGGGCAAATATACTCACAGCTGCTAGTATGCATGGCTTCTTCAGAGCGTATATTTGAATTTATGGATGAAAAGAGGATCGGAATAGTCAGGCCAACCTAA
- a CDS encoding ATP-binding cassette domain-containing protein has protein sequence MPSIQGDVLFEHVQFGYEENQLILDDIGLHARPGQTIAIIGVSGAGKSTLVNLLGRHYDVQDGSIFIDGIDIRTVSPHSLRSQISVVLQDTFLFAGTIRENIRFGKLDATDAEIEEVSKIVCIHDTILSLPQGYDTELQEQGLSLSIGERQLVSFARALLSNPRILILDEATANVDTETELKIRAAMDIISNNRTTFVIAHRLSTIRYADQIIVMDRGRIVESGTHNELMDIRGIYHNYVRKQNMNLSSKV, from the coding sequence ATGCCTTCCATACAAGGGGATGTCTTATTTGAACATGTCCAATTCGGTTATGAAGAAAATCAACTGATTCTAGACGATATTGGTTTGCATGCAAGGCCAGGACAGACGATAGCCATTATAGGTGTTAGTGGAGCTGGTAAAAGCACACTTGTGAATCTGCTGGGAAGGCATTACGACGTTCAAGATGGTTCCATTTTCATTGATGGCATTGATATCCGTACAGTAAGCCCTCATAGTTTACGCTCACAGATTAGTGTGGTTCTACAAGATACCTTTCTATTTGCAGGTACCATTAGGGAGAATATACGCTTTGGGAAACTGGATGCGACGGACGCGGAAATTGAAGAAGTCTCCAAGATCGTCTGTATCCATGATACGATTCTTTCCCTGCCTCAAGGTTATGACACGGAACTGCAGGAACAGGGATTATCTCTCTCCATTGGAGAACGACAGTTGGTGTCTTTTGCAAGAGCACTTTTGAGCAATCCGCGTATTCTCATTCTGGATGAAGCAACAGCTAATGTGGATACAGAAACAGAATTGAAAATAAGAGCGGCGATGGACATTATTAGTAATAATCGGACTACTTTTGTCATTGCACATCGACTTTCAACGATTCGGTATGCTGATCAGATTATCGTCATGGACCGTGGGAGAATTGTTGAGTCAGGTACTCATAACGAACTGATGGATATAAGGGGTATCTATCATAATTATGTCCGAAAACAAAATATGAATTTATCGTCAAAAGTTTAA
- a CDS encoding MarR family winged helix-turn-helix transcriptional regulator: MRRFNRFYTNILGVLDKHILGTGYSFAEVRVIIEIGIRGESIANNLVDTLTIDRSYMSRIVNKLTKEGLLVKVNSEADSRVSLIRLTAKGEELYAQLNDRSDQQILKLMQDLNEEEIQEVYTSMMNIQEKLNKKAGETTR; encoded by the coding sequence ATGCGACGTTTTAACCGGTTTTATACGAACATACTTGGTGTACTCGACAAGCATATTCTCGGAACAGGGTATTCCTTTGCCGAAGTACGGGTCATTATTGAGATTGGAATTCGGGGAGAGAGCATTGCGAACAACTTGGTGGATACATTGACCATTGATCGCAGTTATATGAGCCGGATCGTGAACAAGCTGACCAAGGAAGGTCTGCTGGTGAAAGTGAATTCTGAAGCCGATAGCCGGGTCAGTCTGATCCGTCTGACAGCCAAGGGTGAGGAGCTGTATGCCCAATTGAATGATCGATCCGATCAACAGATCCTGAAATTAATGCAAGACCTCAATGAAGAAGAGATTCAAGAGGTATACACCTCCATGATGAATATACAAGAGAAGTTGAACAAGAAGGCAGGAGAGACAACACGATGA
- a CDS encoding glycosyl hydrolase 53 family protein, which produces MKQSFISGADISFLDEVEQSGGQFYDLGAEDNIKLLSQHGINGVRLRIWNKPPGGYCNLDRTLKMAKRIKEFNMHFLLCFHFSDVWADPKHQSKPVEWEHLDYASLHKALQDYIVHIIQALKDQGTMPDMVQIGNEITMGILWEEGSVNGELRTLPQQWEQFTSLIKTGIDAVKSVDKTIKTMIHVDRGGDQEVCRFFYDKFEEYHVNFDTIGLSFYPWWHGTFNDLENNLADLAERYDKEMMVVEVAYPWLLDTANTLNVCKSEEQLHAGYSATPEGQARYMTDFIDLLKRTPNDKCIGFHYWEPSWLPCKDEWSVGHENNWSNLTLFDFDGQKLPALDSIKKHALEVSNDTNIATI; this is translated from the coding sequence GTGAAGCAGTCATTTATTTCTGGAGCAGATATTTCTTTCTTGGATGAAGTTGAACAATCGGGTGGCCAATTCTATGATCTCGGAGCTGAGGATAATATCAAGCTGCTCAGCCAACATGGTATTAACGGCGTGAGGTTAAGAATATGGAACAAGCCGCCTGGAGGATATTGTAACCTGGACAGAACCTTAAAGATGGCAAAACGCATTAAAGAGTTCAACATGCACTTTTTGCTTTGTTTCCACTTTTCAGATGTATGGGCCGATCCGAAGCACCAATCAAAACCGGTGGAATGGGAGCATCTGGACTATGCTTCCTTGCACAAAGCACTTCAAGATTATATTGTTCATATTATTCAGGCTTTAAAAGATCAAGGAACCATGCCTGATATGGTGCAGATCGGTAACGAGATTACAATGGGAATTCTGTGGGAAGAGGGCAGCGTCAATGGAGAATTGAGAACTTTACCACAACAGTGGGAGCAATTCACCTCACTCATCAAGACGGGAATCGATGCAGTGAAATCAGTAGATAAAACGATTAAGACAATGATTCATGTTGACCGTGGTGGAGATCAGGAGGTATGCAGGTTTTTCTATGATAAATTTGAAGAGTATCATGTGAATTTTGATACAATCGGTTTGTCCTTTTATCCATGGTGGCATGGCACATTCAACGATCTGGAGAACAATCTTGCTGATTTGGCTGAACGTTATGATAAAGAGATGATGGTTGTCGAAGTGGCGTACCCTTGGCTTCTCGATACTGCTAACACATTAAATGTATGCAAATCAGAAGAACAACTTCATGCAGGGTATTCAGCTACTCCTGAAGGACAAGCAAGATACATGACTGATTTTATTGATTTGCTCAAACGAACCCCTAATGACAAATGCATAGGATTTCACTACTGGGAACCGAGCTGGCTTCCTTGCAAGGATGAATGGTCCGTAGGACATGAGAACAATTGGTCTAACCTGACGTTATTTGACTTTGACGGTCAGAAACTTCCTGCATTAGATAGCATAAAAAAACATGCGTTGGAGGTTTCTAATGATACCAACATCGCAACAATTTAA
- a CDS encoding arginine deiminase family protein, which translates to MNLSIGFLNSEYNDAQSVLLHIPLPEIEHIQVPSQMMHLEKIKYSKIKKEFESIIECFQSNGIQVNLIPLNEQVSLTGKFFNLMYARDLLFLTPVGAIVSSMKFPVRYGEPSLAEETITKLDIPIIGKVTGDGTFEGADGLWLNPKLVIIGVGGRTNDEGFRQVSEILQNQGVNTLKVEVPSTIQHLLGVMQFIDHDMVLLRSQLVSKEVIMILQEHGITIIDVLESEEVTYKKAMNVVTIAPRTIVMPADCPSTKRFYQKHDISIVEVEISELRKGAGGLGCATSILSRKLK; encoded by the coding sequence ATGAACTTATCTATAGGGTTTCTAAACTCAGAATACAATGATGCTCAGTCAGTGTTATTGCATATACCGTTACCCGAGATTGAACATATACAAGTTCCTTCTCAAATGATGCATTTGGAAAAAATTAAATATTCCAAAATTAAGAAAGAGTTTGAATCAATTATAGAGTGTTTTCAAAGTAATGGTATTCAGGTGAACTTGATTCCGTTGAATGAGCAAGTTAGTTTGACTGGGAAATTCTTTAACTTAATGTATGCCAGAGACCTGCTCTTTCTGACTCCAGTAGGTGCTATTGTAAGTTCAATGAAATTTCCTGTTCGTTATGGTGAGCCATCTCTAGCAGAGGAAACAATAACTAAACTGGATATTCCCATCATCGGAAAAGTAACTGGTGATGGCACATTTGAAGGCGCTGATGGGCTATGGTTGAATCCGAAACTTGTTATTATAGGCGTAGGGGGGCGTACCAATGATGAGGGGTTTCGACAGGTTAGCGAAATACTCCAAAACCAGGGAGTAAACACGCTGAAAGTGGAAGTCCCATCTACAATCCAGCATCTGCTAGGCGTTATGCAATTCATCGATCATGATATGGTATTGTTAAGAAGTCAACTTGTCTCCAAGGAAGTTATTATGATCTTGCAGGAGCATGGAATCACAATTATTGATGTTTTAGAAAGTGAAGAAGTCACTTACAAAAAAGCCATGAATGTAGTAACTATTGCCCCACGAACCATTGTTATGCCAGCAGATTGTCCATCGACCAAACGCTTCTATCAGAAACATGATATTTCCATTGTGGAAGTTGAAATTAGTGAATTGAGAAAAGGTGCAGGAGGATTAGGATGTGCAACATCTATATTATCGAGAAAATTAAAATAG
- a CDS encoding ABC transporter ATP-binding protein yields MMCLMSVSILSLVYPQLLKILIDRIFMNGEYELVWKLCLVLLVTLILKSFMQFMHGFTGARIGNKVILRLRNACYEKLHKLPYEYYDKNKTGDLISRITSDLEMIRNFIGFDFVQFINMGITILLGMTMMFWIQWQLALLTLVTVPFLIWMTILFEKKMHPAYRKTRQNMGRLTSITQESITGIKTIQSFQRERYQKDRFSEHNENYCTSQVEASRIVSKYYPVIELLSNMCLAILIICGGLYVLYNRISIGDLVAMISLTWIIISPMWWIGFHINKYTMAKASAERVLELLEYPVDCPKSEKIDSERKLLPSNGYITFQNVTFQYGDNALPALRKFSHNNADNKVLGILGSTGSGKSSIINLLLRAYRVNEGMITIDQMNVNDLEENMIQSIITPVFQNTILFSSSIWNNIAYGVENATEEQVIRAAKLACAHDFICQLPLGYQTVIGDRGGNLSGGQRQRISLARALIRDTMILLLDDATSAVDIETEVSIQDAIKEARKDKVTIIISNKISSLRYADEILVLNKGELIQKGTHDELVRISGPYLDTYYSQYDEPLLLSAVDQLQMEGSQ; encoded by the coding sequence ATGATGTGTTTAATGAGTGTATCGATACTAAGTCTGGTGTATCCCCAACTATTGAAGATTTTAATTGATAGAATTTTTATGAACGGGGAATATGAACTGGTGTGGAAACTATGTTTGGTATTGTTGGTTACCCTGATTTTAAAAAGCTTTATGCAATTTATGCATGGTTTCACCGGAGCTCGTATAGGTAATAAAGTTATTCTTCGCTTACGCAATGCCTGTTATGAAAAATTACATAAACTACCCTATGAATATTATGATAAAAACAAAACTGGTGATTTAATCTCACGAATAACGTCCGATCTTGAAATGATTCGTAATTTTATTGGTTTTGATTTTGTTCAATTTATAAATATGGGGATAACAATTCTTCTGGGAATGACAATGATGTTCTGGATCCAATGGCAGTTGGCCCTTCTGACTTTGGTCACCGTGCCGTTTTTAATCTGGATGACCATTTTATTTGAAAAGAAAATGCATCCCGCGTATCGAAAAACCAGACAGAATATGGGAAGACTAACAAGCATAACGCAAGAAAGTATTACGGGAATCAAAACAATTCAGTCTTTTCAGCGTGAGCGTTATCAGAAAGATCGTTTTTCAGAACACAATGAGAACTACTGCACAAGTCAAGTAGAAGCTTCCAGAATTGTTTCGAAGTATTACCCTGTTATAGAACTACTATCAAATATGTGTCTTGCGATATTAATTATATGTGGCGGGCTATATGTATTATATAACCGAATCTCGATAGGAGATCTTGTGGCTATGATTAGCTTGACCTGGATTATAATCAGTCCAATGTGGTGGATCGGATTTCACATCAACAAATATACGATGGCCAAGGCGTCAGCAGAGAGGGTACTGGAATTGCTAGAATATCCAGTTGATTGTCCGAAGTCAGAGAAAATAGATTCTGAAAGGAAGTTGTTACCCTCTAATGGATATATAACATTCCAAAATGTAACCTTTCAATATGGAGATAACGCCCTCCCAGCACTCCGGAAATTCTCTCACAATAATGCAGATAACAAAGTCTTAGGTATATTAGGGAGTACGGGGTCAGGTAAATCATCCATAATTAATCTCTTACTTCGTGCGTATCGTGTTAACGAGGGAATGATTACAATCGATCAGATGAATGTCAATGATTTGGAAGAAAATATGATACAGTCCATAATCACACCAGTATTTCAAAATACGATTTTATTTAGTTCTTCCATCTGGAATAACATCGCTTATGGGGTTGAAAATGCAACTGAGGAACAAGTGATTCGAGCGGCTAAGCTTGCCTGTGCACACGACTTTATATGTCAGTTGCCTTTAGGATATCAGACAGTCATAGGAGATAGAGGAGGTAACCTGTCAGGTGGACAACGTCAGCGCATTTCATTAGCAAGGGCATTGATCAGAGACACGATGATCCTGCTTTTGGATGATGCCACCAGTGCGGTTGATATTGAGACGGAAGTATCTATTCAGGACGCCATTAAAGAAGCGAGAAAGGACAAAGTGACTATTATTATCTCTAACAAGATATCTTCTTTGAGATATGCAGATGAGATTCTTGTATTGAACAAAGGGGAACTCATTCAAAAAGGGACCCATGATGAATTGGTAAGAATTTCAGGACCTTATCTGGATACATACTATAGTCAATATGATGAACCCCTATTACTATCTGCAGTGGATCAGCTTCAAATGGAAGGGAGTCAATAG
- a CDS encoding galactokinase family protein, producing MTTQQQMYNSLDLPQLQQLLSELYGEKEIVHQTERYRNLISGFIKQFGEADIQLFSAPGRTEIGGNHTDHNHGKVLAGSINYDTIAASYKVDEPVITIISEGYDGEFSIQLDDLHCNLMKMEHSNY from the coding sequence ATGACAACGCAGCAACAGATGTATAACTCGTTAGATCTTCCACAACTGCAACAACTATTATCAGAGCTTTATGGAGAAAAAGAAATCGTTCACCAGACAGAACGATATCGAAATCTAATTTCAGGTTTCATCAAACAATTCGGTGAAGCAGATATACAGCTTTTCAGTGCACCAGGCAGAACTGAAATCGGTGGGAATCATACCGACCACAATCATGGTAAAGTTCTGGCGGGAAGCATTAACTACGATACAATTGCCGCTAGCTACAAAGTAGACGAGCCTGTTATCACAATTATATCTGAAGGGTATGATGGGGAGTTTTCAATCCAGCTGGATGATCTTCACTGCAATCTGATGAAAATGGAACACTCAAATTATTAA
- a CDS encoding alpha-galactosidase produces the protein MNDFLTVTVIMESGKRVVFPHISLFKSSSFQQEDIKLIIGASMPFPITVNSEHPEAITSIEYTFYTQIRNYHSVIVPDSGRWFFNSSHLVSFWRSFREMETGVDDTKLPMFLFTGRDHYTELAAGIIGENYETSFKLIEPESNRALNVHTGHIAFQIKRGTDKYSIPSKIFKDPERKSITEYVYYWNEKNASKSWVSTIRDFTGKQRELYNLVDPQVESTMYPLWCTWADWHSNDITSDIIVDNVRKGVDLGIRNFIIDDGWFGPGLDNDYDVPLNIGDWEPDPDKIPDMNKLVKDIKALGAHPIIWCAPHAVALQAKCYPQREHLLIAGTDGIPVINPTQFYSLCFMSAESREIMADICVNFIKEWDFDGAKYDLFNWVPNMKCSNPNHQHDTSTMLEGLEQTLALIEQKTRQLKPEYIVELKQNYGTPTFSRFGTMMRAGDGPYDPQSNYLRTLFVQGYTPFAVNDYQIITKDESPRDTAAAVIKMIAAGIPAYSVDFSKLSSNQLLVIQKWNEWYNQHILFFMNHRKIVDADAHYIQLDCGEFEIIILVDTAKSVTLRKDTILINGTYDDQLFVKLDKPNISDATIQVLNCYHQENNTYVDDINHGWKSIEAPTGSLINIKL, from the coding sequence ATGAATGATTTTTTAACGGTAACAGTGATTATGGAGTCAGGGAAGAGAGTTGTATTTCCGCATATTTCGTTGTTCAAATCAAGTTCATTTCAGCAAGAAGACATTAAGCTGATTATTGGAGCATCAATGCCTTTTCCTATAACAGTGAATTCAGAACATCCAGAAGCGATCACAAGTATAGAATATACTTTTTATACTCAAATTCGGAATTATCACTCAGTCATTGTTCCTGATAGTGGCAGGTGGTTCTTCAACTCATCCCATTTGGTCAGCTTCTGGAGATCGTTTAGGGAGATGGAAACCGGGGTTGATGATACAAAGCTTCCTATGTTTCTGTTCACTGGACGTGACCATTATACTGAGCTTGCTGCAGGGATTATTGGTGAAAACTACGAGACGTCATTTAAGCTCATTGAGCCTGAGTCCAATCGTGCGTTAAATGTTCACACAGGACATATTGCGTTTCAGATTAAACGGGGAACAGATAAATATTCTATTCCTTCAAAAATATTCAAAGATCCTGAAAGAAAATCAATAACAGAATATGTGTATTATTGGAACGAGAAAAATGCTTCAAAATCATGGGTATCTACCATCCGGGATTTCACCGGGAAGCAGCGTGAGTTGTATAACCTGGTTGATCCGCAAGTGGAATCTACGATGTATCCCTTATGGTGTACTTGGGCTGATTGGCATAGTAACGATATTACCAGTGACATTATTGTAGATAACGTTAGAAAAGGCGTAGATTTGGGAATTCGCAACTTCATCATAGATGATGGATGGTTTGGTCCGGGGTTAGACAATGACTATGATGTTCCGCTCAATATCGGAGATTGGGAGCCAGATCCTGACAAGATTCCTGATATGAATAAACTGGTCAAGGACATCAAGGCATTGGGGGCTCATCCAATCATATGGTGCGCGCCACATGCAGTTGCCCTGCAAGCCAAATGTTATCCTCAACGAGAACATTTATTGATTGCCGGAACAGATGGCATTCCTGTCATTAATCCTACCCAGTTCTATTCTTTGTGTTTCATGAGTGCAGAATCAAGAGAGATTATGGCTGATATATGCGTCAATTTTATTAAAGAATGGGATTTCGATGGAGCCAAATATGACCTGTTTAATTGGGTTCCAAATATGAAGTGCAGCAATCCTAATCATCAACATGACACGTCTACGATGCTGGAAGGCCTGGAACAAACCCTGGCTTTGATTGAACAGAAGACTCGTCAGTTAAAACCCGAATACATTGTTGAATTAAAACAAAATTACGGTACGCCAACGTTTAGTAGATTTGGAACGATGATGCGGGCTGGTGACGGTCCATATGACCCGCAAAGTAATTACCTTAGAACATTGTTTGTGCAAGGATATACACCTTTTGCTGTGAATGACTATCAAATTATTACAAAGGATGAATCTCCCCGTGATACTGCTGCTGCTGTAATTAAGATGATTGCGGCGGGGATCCCTGCGTACAGTGTGGATTTCAGCAAACTATCCAGCAATCAACTTCTGGTGATTCAGAAATGGAACGAATGGTACAACCAGCATATTCTATTTTTCATGAATCACCGTAAAATTGTTGATGCTGACGCCCATTATATTCAGCTTGATTGTGGAGAGTTTGAAATCATTATACTGGTTGACACTGCAAAATCTGTAACGCTTCGTAAAGATACAATTTTAATTAACGGGACTTATGATGATCAGCTATTCGTTAAGTTGGATAAGCCTAATATCAGTGATGCAACCATTCAAGTCCTTAACTGCTATCACCAGGAAAATAATACGTATGTGGATGATATCAATCATGGCTGGAAATCAATTGAAGCACCAACCGGAAGCTTGATCAATATTAAATTGTAG
- a CDS encoding low specificity L-threonine aldolase, which translates to MIRFECDYNEGAHERILQRLMETNMEQTSGYGTDEHCERARMLIRQACDYEQADVHFLVGGTQTNTTVIASILRPYQGVIAASSGHIAVHETGAIEATGHKVLTVPSEDGKITPEQVRVVYDAHMNESSPEHCVQPGMVYISQPTENGTMYSKAELQALHTVSSACGLPFFVDGARLGYALASRDCDMTLADLARLCDVFYIGGTKIGALMGEAVVILNDALKPDFRYMIKQKGGLLAKGRLLGIQFETLFEDGLYLDISRHAVDMALRIHDSLEQQGVRFLYDSPTNQQFPILPDHLLAKLRSGYTFSFWEKVDDTHSAVRFCTSWATRQENVDALTRDITQLLHEEIQIEQRLEVLVLV; encoded by the coding sequence ATGATAAGATTTGAATGTGACTATAACGAAGGTGCGCATGAACGCATTTTACAAAGACTCATGGAAACGAATATGGAACAGACAAGCGGGTACGGCACGGATGAGCACTGTGAACGGGCGAGAATGCTTATTCGTCAGGCCTGTGACTATGAGCAAGCAGATGTTCATTTTCTGGTTGGCGGTACACAGACCAATACAACGGTGATCGCGTCTATTTTGCGTCCATATCAAGGTGTGATTGCAGCGAGCTCTGGACATATTGCAGTTCATGAGACGGGAGCAATTGAAGCAACGGGACATAAGGTGCTCACGGTTCCAAGCGAAGACGGAAAGATCACGCCTGAACAGGTTAGGGTAGTCTATGATGCACATATGAACGAGTCGTCACCGGAACATTGCGTGCAGCCAGGGATGGTCTACATATCTCAACCAACGGAGAACGGAACGATGTACAGCAAGGCAGAATTACAAGCTTTGCACACAGTCAGCAGCGCGTGTGGCCTTCCATTTTTCGTGGACGGAGCACGTCTTGGATATGCACTTGCCTCCAGAGATTGTGATATGACACTTGCCGATCTTGCACGTCTGTGTGATGTGTTTTATATCGGGGGAACCAAGATTGGGGCATTGATGGGAGAAGCGGTTGTTATTCTGAATGATGCGCTCAAACCGGATTTTCGTTATATGATCAAACAAAAAGGTGGCCTGCTTGCCAAAGGCAGATTGCTGGGGATTCAATTCGAAACCTTGTTTGAAGATGGTCTGTATCTCGATATTTCCCGCCATGCTGTAGATATGGCCTTGAGAATTCATGATTCACTTGAACAGCAGGGAGTACGCTTCCTGTACGATTCACCAACCAACCAGCAGTTTCCGATTCTGCCTGATCATTTGCTTGCGAAATTACGCAGCGGTTATACCTTCTCCTTCTGGGAAAAGGTTGACGATACTCACAGTGCAGTGCGATTCTGTACCAGCTGGGCAACTCGGCAGGAGAACGTGGATGCACTGACACGTGACATCACTCAATTACTGCACGAAGAGATTCAGATTGAACAGCGACTAGAAGTATTGGTATTGGTATAG
- a CDS encoding class I SAM-dependent methyltransferase — protein MNNRPSFGQTNELWSGHSAPFRALQETPILALLQPSHGERILDVGCGNGEITAKIAAAGALPVGIDFSEETIRQAKQKFPDINLQVANACHYRTEEPFDAVFSHAVLHWIQDAPAVIQSIQLALKAGGRFVAEFAGNGNTAIIITAVREELNARGYEWEGRNPWYHPTIGEYSNLLEQHGFRVSLAQHVDQFTPFKPGVRKFLTSFAAYLFSGIAPAEQDVIMEAVEKKVQQQLMRNGQWYLDRSRLRVVAIKESGNAV, from the coding sequence ATGAATAACAGACCTTCATTCGGTCAAACGAACGAACTGTGGAGTGGTCATTCTGCTCCTTTTAGAGCGTTACAGGAAACACCTATCTTGGCCTTGCTCCAGCCGTCCCATGGAGAACGAATCCTTGATGTGGGCTGTGGCAATGGGGAGATTACAGCCAAAATTGCGGCCGCAGGAGCTCTGCCGGTAGGTATAGATTTTTCGGAGGAAACGATCAGGCAAGCTAAGCAGAAATTCCCGGATATTAACCTTCAAGTCGCCAATGCTTGTCATTATCGGACAGAAGAACCGTTTGATGCTGTCTTCTCTCATGCCGTTCTGCATTGGATACAAGATGCTCCGGCTGTAATTCAATCCATACAGTTGGCGCTCAAGGCGGGCGGACGATTCGTGGCTGAGTTTGCTGGAAATGGCAATACGGCTATTATAATTACAGCGGTACGGGAAGAATTGAATGCCCGTGGATACGAATGGGAAGGTAGGAATCCATGGTATCACCCGACCATTGGCGAATATTCGAATCTACTGGAGCAGCACGGATTTCGAGTGAGTCTGGCTCAGCACGTTGACCAATTTACCCCGTTCAAGCCAGGCGTCAGAAAGTTTTTGACCAGCTTTGCGGCGTATTTATTCAGCGGTATCGCGCCTGCGGAACAGGATGTTATTATGGAAGCAGTGGAGAAAAAAGTACAGCAACAACTGATGCGGAATGGGCAATGGTATCTGGACAGAAGCCGACTGCGAGTCGTAGCTATCAAGGAATCGGGGAATGCGGTATGA